The Raphanus sativus cultivar WK10039 chromosome 2, ASM80110v3, whole genome shotgun sequence DNA segment TTGCTGAGCTTCAGGTTCACGTCTCTTCTTGATTTACTCATCTAGATATGAGAACATTTCTCTAACTTTGTCTATATGTGTGTTTTGAGTGCCTAAGTAGGATGCTTTGCCAACCTTCCCTGATGCAGAGGCCTTTGCTTGCATCGAAAGAGAGTTGGATTTGTCTTTAGAATCCATCTTCTCCAATATATCCCCCGACCCAATCGCAGCGGCCAGTCTTGGCCAGGTTTACAAAGCCCACCTGAGGTACTCGGGTCAGGTTGTTGCTGTCAAAGTCCAACGCCCCGGGATCGAAGAAGCCATTGGTCTCGACTTCTACCTCATCAGAGGAGTTGGGAAACTCATCAACAAGTACGTGGACTTCATCACCACCGACGTCCTCGCCCTTATCGACGAGTTCGCCTGCAGAGTTTACCAGGAGCTCAACTACGTCCAGGAGGCCCAAAACGCCAGGAGGTTCAAGAAACTGTACGCTGACAAAGCTGATGTTCTTGTGCCCGATATCTTCTGGGACTACACCAGCCGCAAGGTGCTGACGATGGAATGGGTGGAGGGGACTAAACTGAACGAGCAAGTTGCCATCGAGAGTCAAGGTCTGAAGGTTCTTGATCTCGTGAACACAGGAATCCAGTGCAGCCTAAGGCAGCTCCTGGAGTATGGTTTTTTCCACGCTGACCCTCATCCTGGTAACTTATTGGCAACACCTGATGGGAAACTCGCCTTTCTAGACTTTGGCATGATGAGTGAGACGCCGGAGGAAGCTAGGTTTGCGATCATAGGCCATGTTGTTCATTTGGTCAACAGAGATTACGAAGCCATGGCTAGAGACTACTACGCTTTGAAGTTCTTGTCTCCTGATGTGGATGTTACTCCCATCATACCAGCTCTGAGAGACTTCTTCGACGACGCGCTTAACTACACGGTCAGCGAGCTCAATTTCAAGACATTGGTTGATGGTTTAGGTGCTGTCTTCTATCAGTATCCGTTTGATGTCCCTGCCTACTACGCTTTGATCCTGAGGTCGCTCACCGTGCTCGAAGGTTTGGCGCTTTACGCAGATCCTGACTTCAAAGTGTTGGCTGCGTCTTACCCCTACTTTGCCAAGAGGCTTCTCACTGATCAGAACCCGTATCTGAGAGATGCGCTTATCGAGCTACTGTTCAAAGATGGGAAGTTCAGGTGGAACAGGCTCGAGAACCTTCTGCAACAGGGGAGCAAAGATAGGGACTTCTCGTCGAAAGACGCTCTGCAGCCTGTGTTGAAGCTGCTGCTAGATCCAAACGGAGAAGAGCTTAGAGTGCTGGTGATTAAAGAAGCTGTGAGAGTCAGTGAAGCGTTTGCACTTGGAAGTGTTGTCGACACGTACAATTCCATGCCTGAGTTTATGAGGTCTCTCGTCTTCAATGGTAATGGGAATGGTGGTGGC contains these protein-coding regions:
- the LOC108842424 gene encoding protein ACTIVITY OF BC1 COMPLEX KINASE 3, chloroplastic-like; translation: MTSLVFGQSLGLTLFGDGNSRRQGVKSKFLFVNRRRLARAALVQARPRGEDGAAPSPPSSSSRPTPAPVVQYKRADLADDLQAEGRALGRAVDASVYSPELIAWKHGSQPLKALRRSVEILTALGGFALKLGIDQRQGKLELNMKKRAGELRRIFTRLGPTFVKLGQGLSTRPDLCPPDYLEELAELQDALPTFPDAEAFACIERELDLSLESIFSNISPDPIAAASLGQVYKAHLRYSGQVVAVKVQRPGIEEAIGLDFYLIRGVGKLINKYVDFITTDVLALIDEFACRVYQELNYVQEAQNARRFKKLYADKADVLVPDIFWDYTSRKVLTMEWVEGTKLNEQVAIESQGLKVLDLVNTGIQCSLRQLLEYGFFHADPHPGNLLATPDGKLAFLDFGMMSETPEEARFAIIGHVVHLVNRDYEAMARDYYALKFLSPDVDVTPIIPALRDFFDDALNYTVSELNFKTLVDGLGAVFYQYPFDVPAYYALILRSLTVLEGLALYADPDFKVLAASYPYFAKRLLTDQNPYLRDALIELLFKDGKFRWNRLENLLQQGSKDRDFSSKDALQPVLKLLLDPNGEELRVLVIKEAVRVSEAFALGSVVDTYNSMPEFMRSLVFNGNGNGGGPLTMNPTELESTLELRDQVARIWGLLQSSESFDPAILQPIVQVLQQPEARRLGGRVAGGVGQRLAARFLQQLLRATTPSPSPVP